GCTGGAGATCGCCTTGCTGTGCAAGGCCTGGGACAAGCCGGCCAGGGTTTTCTCATGCATGTAGTTTGTCTCGTTTCAAAGCGCAGCAGCGGTATTCAATGATCACTCGATAACCCGGGGGACCAGGTACAAGCCCTGTTCGGTGGCTGGCGCTATGGCCTGCAGCGCCTCGCGCTGACTGGTTTCGGTGACGATGTCGGCGCGCAGGCGCTGGGTGGTTTCCAGCGGATGGGCAAGCGGCTCGATACCGCTGGTGTCGACGGCCTGCAGTTGGTCGATCAAGCCCATGATGCCGGACAGTTTGGCAGTAATGGCGTCAGCATCATCGCCTTGGATGGCAATGCGCGCGAGGTGGGCAATCTGCTCCACGTCAGTGCGGTCTAGGGCCATGTGTATTCTCCATGAAGCCGGACGATCCGGTTTGATTGGTGTTTAATGCGGGCAAAGGAGTGAATTTACCACATCCGCGCCTTGCCCAAAAACCCCGCCATTGTTAGAGTTGCGACACTCCAGGAAGTACCGAGCAGTTACCTGTGTTCATGTCAATCCGCCACCTTCATTCATGATGGTCGGTGGTGCCCGCCAGGTGGCAGCATATCAGTGTTTCTTAACAATCAACCCACGTGCCCTCGGGGTATATTCAACGCATGTTCAAAAAAATTCGTGGCATGTTCTCCAGTGACTTGTCGATCGACCTGGGAACCGCCAATACTCTGATTTATGTCCGCGATCGGGGCATTGTACTGGATGAGCCGTCCGTCGTTGCCATTCGTACCCATGGCAATCAGAAAAGCGTGGTGGCGGTCGGTACAGAAGCCAAACGCATGCTCGGTCGTACCCCGGGCAATATCCAGGCAATCCGTCCGATGAAGGATGGCGTCATCGCCGATTTCAGCGTGTGCGAGAAGATGCTGCAGTACTTCATCAATAAAGTGCACGAGAACAGCTTCATTCAGCCCAGTCCGCGCGTGCTGATCTGCGTTCCGTGCAAATCCACCCAGGTCGAGCGTCGGGCCATCCGCGAGTCGGCGCTGGGCGCCGGTGCCCGCGAGGTCTACCTGATCGAGGAGCCCATGGCCGCCGCCATCGGCGCTGGTCTGCCGGTCGAGGAAGCGCACGGCTCCATGGTCGTGGATATCGGTGGCGGTACCACCGAGATTGCGCTGATCTCTCTCAACGGGGTGGTCTACGCCGAGTCGGTACGGGTCGGCGGCGACCGTTTTGACGAAGCCATCATCACCTACGTGCGCCGCAACTACGGCAGCCTGATCGGTGAATCCACCGCTGAGCGCATCAAGCAGGAAATCGGTGTGGCCTTCCCCGGTGGCGAAGTGCTGGAAGTCGACGTGCGCGGCCGCAATCTGGCCGAGGGTGTGCCGCGCGCCTTTACCCTGAACTCCAATGAAGTGCTGGAAGCGCTGCAGGAGTCTCTGGCGACAATAGTGCAGGCAGTCAAGAGCGCGCTGGAGCAGTCTCCTCCGGAGCTGGCATCGGACATCGCCGAACGTGGCCTGATTCTGACTGGCGGTGGCGCCCTGCTGCGTGATCTGGACAAGTTGTTAAGTCAGGAGACCGGTCTGCCGGTGATTGTGGCTGAAGAACCCCTTACCTGCGTTGCCCGTGGTGGCGGTCGCGCGCTGGAAATGATGGACCAGCATGCGATGGATCTGCTGTCCACCGAGTAATCGGTAGTGTTACGGCGGGCGGTTGCCCGTCGTAACAGCCTGATCCTGCAGCAGCAAGGAGCCCACCATAAAACCGCTTTTCATCAAGGGCCCATCACTCGGGGTCCGTTTTCTGGCGCTGACGGTGCTTTCAATCGCGCTGATGGTAGTCGACGCCCGCTTTGCCGCCCTCAAGCCCCTGCGCTCCCATCTGGGGATGCTGCTCACCCCGCTGTATTACGTCGCCGAATTGCCGGTGCGCGCATGGGATACGGTATATCTGCAGCTGACCAGTCGGGCAGATCTGATTGCCGAGAACGAAGGTCTGCGGGCCGAGGCGCTGCTGACCAAACGCAAATTGCAGAAGTTGGCGGCGCTGACCGAACAGAACGTGCGCCT
Above is a genomic segment from Halopseudomonas litoralis containing:
- the mreB gene encoding rod shape-determining protein MreB, with translation MFKKIRGMFSSDLSIDLGTANTLIYVRDRGIVLDEPSVVAIRTHGNQKSVVAVGTEAKRMLGRTPGNIQAIRPMKDGVIADFSVCEKMLQYFINKVHENSFIQPSPRVLICVPCKSTQVERRAIRESALGAGAREVYLIEEPMAAAIGAGLPVEEAHGSMVVDIGGGTTEIALISLNGVVYAESVRVGGDRFDEAIITYVRRNYGSLIGESTAERIKQEIGVAFPGGEVLEVDVRGRNLAEGVPRAFTLNSNEVLEALQESLATIVQAVKSALEQSPPELASDIAERGLILTGGGALLRDLDKLLSQETGLPVIVAEEPLTCVARGGGRALEMMDQHAMDLLSTE
- the gatC gene encoding Asp-tRNA(Asn)/Glu-tRNA(Gln) amidotransferase subunit GatC; the protein is MALDRTDVEQIAHLARIAIQGDDADAITAKLSGIMGLIDQLQAVDTSGIEPLAHPLETTQRLRADIVTETSQREALQAIAPATEQGLYLVPRVIE